The following proteins are encoded in a genomic region of Mahella australiensis 50-1 BON:
- a CDS encoding iron-containing alcohol dehydrogenase, protein MDVNMKFNMYIPTKILFGEGKLNELGSQKIPGRKALLVISSGKSVRENGALARTEEQLKVAGVDYVLFDKIMQNPVKMTVMEGAALAKANGCDFVVALGGGSVMDSGKAIAMMVNNEGDLWDYAGGKTGKRLPLKNPPVPLVCITTTAGTGSEVDAGGVITNEETNEKIGIAGYEESFPVLSVVDPELMKTVPPKYTAYQGFDALLQSIECYISYFNNVMSDMYALTSIEYAGKYLPRAVKDGNDREARSGMAFANTLSGVAMVLSSTTAEHSMEHAMSAYHPNLPHGAGLIMISRAFFEFFIDKHVCDERFVRMAKALGMDGVKKPEDFITALVKLQEDCGVANLKMSDYGIKPSEFDELARNAREAMGPLFAGNPYPMSHEDCVEIYRKSYK, encoded by the coding sequence ATGGATGTAAACATGAAATTCAATATGTATATACCTACTAAGATTTTATTCGGAGAAGGAAAGCTAAACGAGTTGGGCTCACAAAAGATACCCGGCAGGAAAGCGCTCCTCGTGATATCTAGTGGCAAATCGGTAAGAGAAAACGGAGCTCTCGCAAGGACGGAGGAGCAGCTAAAGGTCGCTGGTGTAGATTACGTTTTGTTTGACAAAATCATGCAAAACCCGGTTAAGATGACCGTTATGGAGGGCGCCGCGTTGGCCAAAGCGAACGGCTGCGACTTTGTAGTAGCCTTAGGCGGTGGAAGCGTTATGGATTCAGGCAAGGCCATAGCCATGATGGTTAACAACGAGGGCGACCTTTGGGATTATGCCGGTGGTAAGACCGGCAAGCGGCTGCCGCTTAAGAATCCGCCGGTTCCGCTAGTATGTATCACGACGACTGCCGGCACGGGCAGCGAGGTGGATGCCGGCGGGGTTATAACCAACGAGGAAACCAATGAGAAAATAGGCATTGCCGGTTATGAAGAATCATTCCCCGTACTGTCCGTAGTAGACCCCGAGCTCATGAAAACCGTACCTCCGAAATATACGGCTTATCAAGGCTTTGATGCCCTGCTGCAAAGCATAGAATGCTATATCTCTTATTTCAACAATGTTATGAGCGATATGTATGCTCTGACATCGATAGAATACGCCGGCAAATATCTGCCCCGTGCTGTGAAAGACGGCAATGACAGGGAAGCCCGCAGCGGCATGGCGTTCGCCAATACGCTGTCCGGCGTTGCAATGGTGCTTTCTTCCACTACCGCAGAGCATTCTATGGAGCACGCTATGTCTGCATATCATCCAAATTTGCCTCATGGCGCCGGCCTCATCATGATATCCAGGGCGTTTTTTGAATTCTTTATAGATAAGCACGTTTGCGACGAGCGCTTTGTCCGCATGGCTAAGGCATTGGGCATGGATGGCGTGAAAAAGCCGGAGGATTTCATAACAGCGCTGGTAAAGCTGCAGGAGGACTGCGGCGTAGCCAACCTAAAGATGTCGGATTACGGCATTAAGCCGTCTGAATTTGACGAACTGGCGCGTAATGCCCGTGAGGCGATGGGTCCATTGTTCGCAGGCAATCCGTATCCCATGAGCCATGAGGATTGCGTGGAAATATATAGGAAATCATATAAATAA
- a CDS encoding cupin domain-containing protein has product MESKEEFAQKLIFPVGPEAPEEIAENFIGRVYLYALVPFDSPLKHPVSHVVFEPRCRNNWHKHPRGQILLVTGGRGWYQEEGKEARELHAGDVVEILPSVKHWHGAAADSWFAHIAMEADMIAGPPEWLEPMSDEQYNKLR; this is encoded by the coding sequence ATGGAAAGCAAAGAAGAATTCGCACAGAAGCTGATTTTTCCTGTGGGGCCGGAAGCTCCGGAGGAAATTGCTGAAAACTTTATAGGCAGGGTTTATCTTTATGCGCTCGTGCCTTTTGACAGCCCGCTGAAGCATCCTGTAAGCCATGTCGTATTTGAACCGCGCTGCCGCAATAATTGGCATAAGCATCCCAGAGGCCAGATTCTGTTGGTTACCGGCGGAAGAGGCTGGTATCAGGAGGAGGGCAAAGAAGCGCGCGAGCTTCATGCCGGCGATGTCGTGGAGATACTGCCAAGCGTCAAGCATTGGCATGGCGCTGCGGCGGACAGCTGGTTTGCTCATATCGCAATGGAGGCGGACATGATAGCCGGTCCTCCTGAATGGCTCGAGCCCATGAGCGATGAACAATATAATAAGCTGAGGTGA
- a CDS encoding carboxymuconolactone decarboxylase family protein, producing MEKVTAGHDALGDFAPKFAELNDDVFFGQVWSREDKLSARDRSMITVTSLVASGITDSSLKFHIQKAKENGITKEEMAEVLTHLAFYAGWPKGWAAFYIAKEIYKE from the coding sequence ATGGAGAAAGTAACAGCAGGACATGACGCGTTAGGGGATTTTGCCCCGAAGTTTGCCGAGCTAAACGATGACGTGTTTTTCGGCCAAGTATGGTCGAGAGAGGATAAGCTTTCGGCGCGGGACCGCAGCATGATTACGGTGACGTCGCTGGTTGCGAGCGGCATAACCGACAGCTCGCTGAAATTTCATATACAGAAGGCCAAGGAAAACGGTATAACCAAAGAAGAGATGGCGGAGGTTTTAACGCACCTTGCATTTTATGCGGGTTGGCCGAAGGGCTGGGCCGCCTTCTATATAGCAAAAGAGATATATAAGGAGTGA
- a CDS encoding flavin reductase family protein — translation MRKDFGAKTWFYPLPVLIIGTYDEKGNANAMNAAWGGIYDSNHVVLSLSSDHKTTKNIRTRRAFTISFGDAAHVAACDYMGLVSGNDVPNKLEKAGFTTQKSRFVDAPVICELPMTLECRLAKVNEDENIIGEIVNVSADESILDEDGLIDAAKLRPISYDPVHNEYRLLGEKVGNAFQDGNALK, via the coding sequence ATGAGAAAGGATTTTGGAGCAAAGACATGGTTTTATCCCTTGCCAGTGCTGATTATAGGCACCTATGATGAAAAAGGCAATGCCAATGCCATGAATGCGGCGTGGGGCGGCATATACGATTCCAACCACGTAGTGCTCAGCCTTAGCTCAGATCATAAAACTACTAAAAATATCAGGACCAGAAGGGCATTTACGATAAGCTTTGGCGACGCTGCGCATGTGGCGGCCTGCGATTACATGGGCCTTGTTTCTGGAAACGATGTGCCAAATAAATTGGAGAAAGCAGGATTTACTACGCAAAAGAGCCGCTTTGTGGATGCACCTGTCATATGCGAGCTGCCTATGACGTTGGAGTGCCGCCTTGCAAAAGTGAACGAGGATGAAAATATTATCGGAGAAATTGTCAATGTCAGCGCTGATGAAAGCATTCTCGATGAAGACGGGTTGATCGATGCGGCCAAGCTGCGGCCTATTTCTTATGATCCGGTTCACAATGAATACCGGCTACTTGGTGAAAAAGTTGGCAATGCATTTCAAGATGGCAATGCCTTGAAATGA
- a CDS encoding ArsR/SmtB family transcription factor, translating to METKYEEHAKIFKAFCDEKRLQILELLRSGEKCACVLLEQLDLGQSGLSYHMKILVDSGIVESRQEGKWVHYKISQNGSAYAAALLKELTTSNAFLEANTCCKQ from the coding sequence TTGGAAACGAAATATGAGGAGCACGCAAAGATATTTAAAGCGTTTTGCGATGAAAAGCGCCTGCAAATACTTGAGCTTTTGCGCAGTGGTGAGAAATGCGCCTGCGTCCTTCTTGAACAGTTAGATCTTGGACAGTCCGGGCTTTCCTACCATATGAAGATTCTAGTTGATTCGGGTATTGTGGAGAGCCGGCAAGAAGGGAAATGGGTACACTATAAGATCAGCCAAAATGGCAGCGCTTACGCCGCTGCTCTGCTGAAGGAGCTGACGACGTCGAATGCATTTTTAGAAGCGAATACCTGCTGCAAACAATAA
- a CDS encoding permease: protein MQILKGIWDFIQYQILGMRWLDELIGSALSGLGLDTSTRLGGSIEFFAYDVIKITILLCLLIFLISYIQSYFPPERSKKILGRFHGIGANSVAALLGTVTPFCSCSSIPLFIGFTSAGLPVGVTFSFLISSPMVDLGSLLLLMSIFGAKVAVIYVIVGLIIAVISGMIIEKLHMEKHVESFIITAGSVDIESPDLAMKDRLAYAKDQMLSTFKKVFPYILIGVGIGAIIHNWIPEEWVVAALGSKNPFGVVLATLVGVPMYADIFGVIPIAEALLSKGADLGTVLSFMMAVTTLSIPSMIMLRKAVKPKLLVLFIAICTIGIIIVGYFFNVIQGFII from the coding sequence ATGCAAATATTAAAAGGAATTTGGGATTTTATTCAATATCAGATTCTTGGCATGAGATGGCTAGATGAGCTGATCGGAAGCGCCCTTTCTGGGCTGGGGCTGGATACATCTACCCGTTTGGGCGGCAGCATCGAGTTTTTTGCCTACGATGTTATTAAAATCACGATATTGCTGTGCTTATTGATTTTCCTTATCAGTTATATTCAGAGCTATTTCCCGCCGGAACGCAGTAAGAAGATATTAGGCCGATTCCATGGCATCGGGGCCAACTCAGTCGCGGCCTTGCTTGGTACGGTAACGCCGTTTTGTTCCTGCTCATCCATTCCACTGTTCATCGGCTTTACATCGGCAGGGCTTCCTGTTGGGGTAACGTTCTCGTTCCTCATCTCTTCCCCGATGGTCGACTTAGGTTCACTGCTTCTGCTGATGAGCATTTTCGGTGCGAAAGTAGCCGTCATCTATGTAATCGTCGGGCTGATTATCGCTGTCATTAGCGGTATGATTATTGAGAAGCTGCACATGGAAAAGCACGTGGAAAGCTTTATTATAACGGCTGGAAGCGTAGACATAGAATCACCCGACCTGGCAATGAAGGATCGGTTGGCTTATGCGAAGGACCAGATGCTGTCCACCTTTAAAAAGGTATTTCCATATATCCTGATCGGCGTAGGTATCGGGGCCATTATTCACAACTGGATACCCGAGGAATGGGTGGTCGCGGCGCTCGGCAGTAAAAATCCGTTCGGCGTAGTATTAGCTACCCTTGTCGGCGTTCCGATGTATGCTGATATCTTTGGTGTAATCCCGATTGCGGAAGCCCTGTTATCCAAAGGGGCCGACCTCGGCACCGTTCTTTCGTTTATGATGGCCGTCACTACGCTGTCTATACCATCTATGATTATGCTGCGCAAAGCTGTCAAGCCGAAACTGTTGGTGCTGTTCATCGCGATCTGCACCATTGGTATCATTATAGTAGGCTACTTTTTTAACGTTATTCAGGGATTTATTATATAA
- a CDS encoding DUF2703 domain-containing protein, with protein sequence MAKTWYPVIDYALCTECGICITRCPHGVYDPAKAPSPVVAHPEACIDHCHTCGNLCSVGAIVYVGDDTGWVPMNGMQESAESCCSYRCEASSEKKIAVEYLYLDLQTCNRCIGTDAVLDEVIATLTPALKLAGYEVEYNKIEMKTAELARQYQFLSSPTIRVNGRDIFQSVAENGCDCCSEISGADVDCRVFEHNGESYEIPPKEMLAEAILQAVFSRTESGCSCGNYELPDNLKSFYEGKKNKSVCSCGDNCC encoded by the coding sequence ATGGCAAAGACTTGGTATCCCGTTATTGATTACGCGCTATGCACTGAGTGCGGCATTTGCATCACAAGGTGTCCTCACGGCGTCTATGACCCAGCAAAGGCACCATCGCCCGTTGTAGCACATCCCGAAGCTTGCATCGACCATTGCCACACGTGCGGCAATCTTTGCTCGGTTGGCGCAATTGTCTACGTTGGCGACGATACCGGCTGGGTACCTATGAACGGCATGCAGGAATCTGCAGAAAGCTGCTGTTCGTATAGATGTGAAGCATCTTCTGAAAAGAAGATCGCTGTTGAGTATCTCTATCTTGATTTGCAGACCTGTAACCGTTGCATAGGTACGGATGCAGTACTCGATGAGGTGATAGCAACGCTTACCCCGGCCTTGAAGCTTGCTGGATATGAGGTTGAGTATAACAAAATAGAAATGAAAACAGCAGAGCTTGCTAGGCAATACCAATTCCTATCATCTCCCACAATCCGGGTAAACGGTCGGGATATATTCCAATCAGTTGCTGAAAATGGCTGCGATTGCTGCAGCGAAATCAGCGGGGCTGATGTTGACTGCCGGGTATTTGAACACAACGGGGAGAGCTATGAAATACCACCAAAGGAAATGCTAGCAGAAGCTATCCTTCAGGCTGTATTCAGCAGGACTGAATCCGGTTGTTCTTGCGGAAACTATGAGTTGCCAGATAATTTGAAGAGTTTTTATGAGGGAAAGAAAAACAAATCCGTATGTTCCTGCGGAGACAATTGCTGTTAA
- a CDS encoding thioredoxin family protein, producing the protein MPLFGKKKEETTSCCCGGNCDAESMANAEHAKTEGASVKILGSGCAKCNQLEAATKEALKLLGMDTTIDHVTDFSQIAAYGVMTTPALVVDGKVVSYGKVLRTEEVIKILQKVIG; encoded by the coding sequence ATGCCACTATTCGGAAAGAAAAAGGAAGAAACCACATCCTGCTGTTGCGGAGGAAACTGCGATGCAGAAAGTATGGCAAATGCCGAGCATGCTAAAACCGAGGGCGCGAGCGTGAAGATACTCGGAAGCGGGTGCGCAAAATGCAATCAGCTTGAGGCGGCAACAAAAGAGGCGCTTAAGCTACTTGGTATGGATACTACCATTGACCATGTAACGGATTTCTCACAGATCGCGGCCTATGGCGTCATGACAACGCCTGCTCTAGTCGTGGACGGAAAAGTGGTCTCTTACGGTAAGGTTTTAAGAACGGAAGAGGTTATAAAGATTCTACAAAAAGTTATAGGCTAA
- a CDS encoding Csac_0668 family 2Fe-2S cluster-binding (seleno)protein — MGKETLSNYCCGNLGESSCEVEKNNFCPVCEKQGTLVKNITVKHMVLNELTEQIGDNDYYLCMNEECDITYYNTKFNVKFNKQQVKVPIWFKKDADPKYACYCSEVTEDQVIEAVVKHGAKTVKEVNAITGAMKNSNCKENNPLGVCCHKIIQEAIDKGLK, encoded by the coding sequence ATGGGAAAGGAAACTTTGAGTAATTATTGTTGCGGAAATTTAGGAGAATCATCTTGTGAGGTAGAAAAGAACAATTTTTGTCCTGTATGCGAAAAACAAGGTACTCTTGTTAAAAACATTACAGTAAAGCATATGGTACTTAACGAGTTAACGGAACAAATCGGTGATAACGATTATTATTTATGTATGAATGAGGAATGTGATATTACTTACTATAATACGAAATTTAATGTTAAGTTTAATAAACAACAGGTTAAAGTCCCAATATGGTTTAAGAAAGATGCAGATCCTAAGTATGCTTGTTATTGCAGCGAAGTCACAGAAGATCAGGTAATTGAAGCAGTTGTAAAGCATGGCGCGAAAACCGTAAAAGAAGTGAATGCCATAACTGGGGCAATGAAAAATTCTAATTGTAAAGAAAACAATCCGTTGGGAGTATGTTGCCATAAGATTATTCAGGAAGCTATCGATAAAGGCTTAAAGTAA
- the lspA gene encoding signal peptidase II: MFYIFIITILTGIDQWTKYLIETQLKPIGAIPIVKDIFHLTYARNTGAAFSILRDKQAFLILVTTIVVGALIYYLIKILKTGEVAFKLSLAIIIGGALGNLIDRVRLNYVTDFLDFTLINYPIFNLADVFVVSGVVMLSYMLLFKGDMPKISKM, encoded by the coding sequence ATGTTCTATATTTTTATTATCACAATATTGACAGGGATTGATCAGTGGACTAAATATCTTATAGAAACACAATTAAAACCGATAGGTGCTATACCCATAGTTAAAGATATATTCCATTTGACTTATGCAAGGAATACAGGAGCAGCTTTTAGCATATTGAGGGATAAGCAGGCATTTTTAATATTAGTCACAACCATTGTTGTTGGCGCATTAATATACTATTTGATAAAAATATTAAAGACAGGAGAAGTAGCCTTTAAGCTATCCTTGGCGATAATTATTGGTGGAGCTTTAGGAAATCTTATCGATAGAGTTAGATTGAACTATGTAACCGACTTTCTCGATTTCACACTAATTAATTACCCCATATTTAATTTAGCAGACGTATTTGTAGTTTCAGGAGTTGTCATGCTTTCATATATGCTTTTGTTTAAAGGAGATATGCCCAAAATCTCAAAGATGTGA